The window ATTCACAATCCAGCAAGATAAATTTTCATGCCAAGTCCATTTATACTGAGTTTTCTTCCTTCAGGGGATAACTTTGTTAACAATCGCCACATCCATTCCGAGTATGAGACCCCCTGCGTGCAAAGGCAACCAAGAATGCGTCGAGGCCACAGGCAGCCAATTAGCCCTGCTCTATGCGGCTTTATACATGACAGCACTAGGTGGTGGTGGAATAAAATCCAACGTCTCAGGTTTTGGCTCTGACCAATTTGATTCCTCAGACCCAAAGGAAGAGAAGTCCATGATCTTTTTCTTCAACAGGTTCTACTTTGGCATCAGCGTCGGTTCTCTATTTGCTGTGATTGTGCTGGTGTATATACAAGACAATATTGGCCGAGGATTGGGTTATGGAATATCAGCAGGGACAGTGGTGATCGCACTCATTGTGTTACTCTTGGGAACGCCATTCTATCGATACAAGAAGCCTCGAGGCAGCCCTTTAACAATGATCTGGAGGGTGATATTTTTAGCATGGAAGAAGAGGACTCATCCTTATCCTTCTCATCCAAGCCTTCTGAATCAATACGAAGAAGCCAAGATTCCACACACACAGAGATTCAAGTAAGTTCACATATAAAGCGATTGCGTTCATGAGGGTATCTCCTTTATCCTTTCACTAATCTTTATTCTTCCTACGATAGGTGCCTCGACAAAGCTGCAATACTAGATGAATTAGCTGCTAGTGGTGAAAATAGAAGCAACCCTTGGGTAGTATCCACAGTGACTCAAGTTGAAGAGGTGAAACTGGTTTTCAAGCTCTTGCCAATCTGGTCAACATGTATTCTCTTTTGGACGGTCTATTCTCAAATGACTACCTTCACCATTGAAGAAGCCACCTTCATGAACCGGAAAGTAGGTTCCTTTGAAATCCCTGCTGGTTCCTTCTCAGCCTTTCTGTTCATCACCATTCTCCTCTTCACCTCCCTAAATGAGAAACTTTTCGTCCCCCTTGCTCGAAAACTCACAAAGAGTCCCCAAGGTCTCACAAGCCTTCAGAGAGTTGGAATTGGACTCGTCTTTTCAACGGTTGCTATGATCGCTGCCGCAATAGTAGAGAAACAGAGAAGGGAAATGGCTGTTGACCACAACACAAAAATACGTGCCTTTTGGCTTGTTCCACAATACTTCCTAGTGGGTGCTGGGGAAGCTTTTGTATATGTAGGACAACTAGAATTTTTCATCAGAGAGGCACCGGACAGGATGAAGTCTATGAGCACAGGGCTCTTCTTAAGCACCATCTCAATGGGGTTCTACGTAAGCAGTCTGTTGGTGACCGTGGTGGATAAACTGACTCATAAGAGCTGGCTACGAAGCGATTTGAACAATGGAAGGCTAGAGAACTTCTATTTGCTGCTTGCAGCTCTAGGAACAATAAATTTCTTAGTTTTCCTTGCCTTTGCTACTAGACACCAATACAAAGGCCAGCAGTACAATGATCCTGATGACAGTGGCAAAGAGATGAAGAACTCTAATGACATGATACTAGAGGATATTGAGAAGATCAGAATTGAAGCAAAAGAGGGACCCTAGTAGGTGTAAGGAGTTAAAGACTACTACGTGATATTGGTCCTAAAAAAACTATCGAAAGCAGTGTGTGTACCATGCTTGTCAATCATAGTTAGACAGTTCATTATTTAGTTTTACTGTACTCTATATTACAAGAAATTAAATTCTGTTTGTAATTAGAATGCAATGGAATAATACATTTTTATTCAACCAAACAGAAATTTACAACACAACAGATGCATGAATTGCTAGTTTGCTTGTTTGAAAATCAGGCATTCACCATATCAAACCTTCAAATATATTGCATATGCAAATAGAAGGCCTATTTAATTGCAAGATTACTTGTTTTAATGTTTTCGACCTAGTTCAGAACCAGTGCAAAATTTCAGAAAGAAGACCAAAGATAAAAGTTGATAAACAACTGGATCCAGCTGTAGCAGCTTATAACAAAATACACTACAGGAGAGTTTGTCTCCTCACCCAAGAGTCCCACATCTAAGAAACCGAGAGCTGACCTCTAATCAATTACATAGGCTATGAAGAAGAACCATTTGCAGAAGCAGGGAGGTGATTTATAATCAACGGGGGACGAGGAGCTCGGTGGTCTGCATCCTTTTGTTTTCGGGCTTTATACATCTCTTCTGTCTCAACCACAACCAATCTCTTGACCTGTATAGAAAAATTGCATACTCAAATCATCAACTATATAGACCAGATGACCTAATCTAGAAATGCCTGCACGATAAGCTTATATCAAACCTGTTGGATCATTCCCCTAACAGTAGGAGTGTTCCATCGCATGACAGTTCGGTTGCATTTGCGAAGACGTAGTGCCTCTAAAGTGCGCCTGTGAAGCCTCCTGGTTCCTGGGATTCCCCTCACCAAAGTTATATACAGATTAGGGCTCCATGCAATTGGAACATTGGTTTTAAAAGCCTTGAACGCATTCATTTCTTCTCCTTCAAACCTACACATCCACAAATGATATAACTGCATTAGACATACGACACCCACAGAAGGAGAATAATCAAAAGAATTTGGGATCACGCAAAGTATATGTAAAATGCAGTGGAAGCTCTCAAGTCAATGCATCGAATATCTTTTCTATTCCATACAATACGAATGTCAAACATTAGTAAAACAGAAGGCAAACATCAACATTGGGAAGAGGTAATGTATGCCTTGGTTCCATTTCCAAACAACTGCTAACCAATAAATCATCGCAAACAGCGCCGAACAAGATATTCTTCTCTGTAAAGCAAATAACTATCGAAAACCCTCAGCCTAAGGGTTTTGGTAGAACCCATGGAGAGAAATAATAGGCAAACCAACAAGAGGCCATAACTCAATGGCATCCAAGTTCACTAAAATCTCTTCATTTTCACCATAGTAACAAAACCAGGAATCGAAAACATGAGTGAGCTGAATTCCCTACAAATTGATTAATCCAAAAAAAACACAAACACGAAGCCTGAGCTGAATCATATCAAGATCAATTCTTTTACCTAAATAAGTAATCTTTCTAAGTTCATCAACACGAAAAATCGTTACTTTGAAACTGATAAGATGGAGGAGAACTAAACGCAGTGAAGAATTAGTTACGTTGATTGAATAACTAAGACGATGAGAGATTAGCGGCGGAGGGAGGTGTGTACCTGTGATAACGGCGGCGAGGGCTCGAGGCTTGTTTGAGTGAAGAAACTAGAGAATGAGGGGTGAAGGATGTCGCAGTGTTTCTGAGCCTCGCCTTTGGGCTCATACGGACCAAGCCCAACCTCTACTCTCTTTGTTTTTATTATTATTAAACTTGTACGTAACATCAACTAGTGGCTGTAGTTTAGTGGTGAGAATTCCACGTTGTGGCCGTGGAGACCTGGGCTCGAATCCCAGCAGCCACACCAATGTTTTTTGCTTTTATTTTTTTTTTATTTATTATTTTTTTTTTTTTTGTTGCAATCAGTAAACTATTAGAAAGATAGTGACCAATCGCCGAAGGCAAAAATAAGGCCTTGACTATACTAAAATGTGAAAACTCTTCAAAACACGGTAACACGGTGTGAAAGTACACGATATAATCTTAGCCTTTTATATTGTCATTGTTTTTCTTCATCTTGATTAATACTTAAGATGTAAGTTTCATTTCTACAACAACAGAGTTTTCAGTGTACGAAATGTAATAGGATAGGAATGTATAACAAAAGGAAAGAACTTTTTTGATAAAAAAACAATTGTAGGTTTCTTGTTTTGTTTTGAACAAACAATATCATATACATAGTGGTCTATATATTTATTTGACTAAGATTGCACTATATACTTATACTTACAATTACACTTGTGTATGCAAGAATTTCAAACTACCTAACAACTCGATGAATTTGAAAGTTAAGACTCCGAGCGCTAGACATAAGAGTTTCATGTCGTGACACTACACCATCTCAGAAACTCCACACACACATTCTTCCCCCCCACTCCATATATAAACTAGGTATCAAGTTTTGAACCGAAAGAGGTAACTAATAAAGGACCAGACCCTGACTTGCCGGATCCCGCAACGAACTCTCCGCTTCAAAAAGCCAAAACCGCCACTCCACACACACATTCTGCCTCTTTTGTCTACCCCTCCACTCTTCTTCTCTCTCACACAAAACCACTCCCTCAAAGGTGACCATGTCCTCCTCCACCGCCACTGCCAAGGCCGTCCCCGGCCGCTGCGCCTCCGTCTACAGCGAGGTCCAGACCAGCCGTCTCGACGTTCTGCTTCCCCTCCCCTCCGTCCTCAAAGGCCCCTTCTCCGTCGTCGACGGCCCTAAAAGCTCCGCTACCGGAAATCCAGGTCACAAAACTGTTCATCAATAACGTCACATATTCTCATGATTGTTTCATATATTACTACTGTTATTCAACTGATCAATTATTGCAGATGAGATTGCCAAGTTGTTCCCTAACCTATTCGGGCAGCCCTCGGCGTCGCTAAAGGCCGGTGACGCCTCGTCGGCTCTATCAAAGGATAAGAGTCTGAAGATCGGAGTTGTTCTCTCCGGTGGACAAGCACCCGGTGGACACAATGTGATTTCTGGCATTTTCGGTGAGGCCTCATCTTCTGCTTCTTATTTCACTTTATAATTCTGGCGTTTTTCTTTTAAGATTTGTATATATATTTTTTTTCCAACTATGTTTGTGTTAGATTATTTGCAGCAGCGTACTACTGGAAGCATAATGTATGGATTTAGGGGTGGTCCGGCTGGAGTGATGAAGGGAAAGTATGTCGAATTGTCGACAGAATATGTCTATCCATATAGAAATCAGGTATCTTTGTTTGGATTTCTCCATCAATTTTGTGTTTAGTTTGTTTCTTGTGTTGCAAGAAATGTTTGCCAAGTAGATTGTTCTTTCTGTACTCTGTTAATTTGTTGGACTATTTTGACAGGGTGGCTTTGACATGATTGCTAGTGGCAGAGACAAGATTGAAACTCCTGAACAGGTTACTTGATTTCACCAGCATATCTTTCACATGTTTAGCAAATTCATGACATTTTTATTTTTATTTTTATTTTTATTTTTATTTTTTATAATTTGCCCGTTATACTGTAGTTATATGGTAACTGAATTTTGAGTATGTGCATTCCAGTTTCAGCAAGCTGCAGATACGGCGAGTAAGCTTGATTTAGATGGGCTTGTGGTCATTGGCGGGGATGACTCAAATACTAATGCTTGTCTTCTTGCTGAGAACTTCAGGTATATATGAATTATGTTTCTGTGACTTGTCTGTGTGCAATGCCCTAGGTTTCAAGAGATTATGCAGCTATGCTTAAGCTTACGCAGTCGTGTAGAATCATCTTTATCTTTTTAATATGATAGGGGTAGAAATTTGAAGACACGGGTTATTGGATGTCCAAAAACCATTGATGGTGATCTGAAATGCAAAGAGGTGCCTACAAGTTTTGGATTCGACACAGCATGCAGGGTAATTCGTATGATCTCTGTTGTCATGTTTCACTATTTGTAACGGAGTTCTGACATTGGGAATGTAATACAAATCCAAATTTATTCCCTGTTTTGCATTATTAGTTATCTCAATTCATGCCATGCATGTCTTCCACGCTTATCCTTTTGGAATGTGTTTTAGCATTGTGTGATTGCACTCATGGGCTCATGGCAGTTGTGTGCAGAACATTGGCATTGCATTTGGCGAGCAATACAGGATAACAGCTAACAGAAACTAACTCCATCCCATTAGTCCTTCCTCAAATAATTGTGGGAGTCACATTAGTCTTTTTGTTTTGTTTCTTTCATCTCTCGGAATTCTTGTACTTTGAGCGCATGTTATCTATGTTTTAAGAGTCTTCAAATATGGATAATAGTGTAGAATGATTTACATTCCTAAATAATCTAGCATCCGTGAATATCTGTTTGACATTATGTGAAGAACTGATCTTTACTTTTGAATTTGGATTACTCAGTGATGATCTTCCCTTTCTCTAAACATGCAGATATATTCGGAAATGATCGGTAACCTGATGACAGATGCTCGTTCAACTGGGAAGTACTATCATTGTAAGTACTCTAGTTGTAAAACCTTATTTTAGGGTTTTCAATCTACATGTATGTTCTGATAGATTAAGGGTATCAGGAAAGGTACTTGATACTTGATACTTGATAGTCAACATTTAAGTAACCCAGTTGTAAGTTCATTGCATCAAAATTGCAAGAAGGCTTCCCTATCTCCCGGCCTATTTTGAAAGTTTTGACGTTTTCTAGTTCTACTTTCATTAGTAAGCCATTGCTAATAATTGAGGAAAATTATCACAAAAAGTACCGTTCTTTAGTTAAATACTTAAACCATCTATCTGGATTACTTAACAGAATATTGGTTTTATTTGGAAGCATGGACTCTATTGCACTTGCACTACCTGATCTCTTTAACTTAAAGAGCCCCCTGATATGAAGTTTGAGTCTTTCACCATTAGCGTCTATTCTTGATCTTCCTCTTGTCTATCAACACATGCAGTTGTAAGGCTTATGGGGCGTGCAGCTTCTCATATAACATTGGAGTGTGCTCTGGAGACTCACCCAAACATTACGATTATTGGGGAGGAGGTATCTTATCTTATCCTTTTTCTTCCACTAAGGGGACTGGTGGAAGAGCCCTCTACACACAAGTATGTATATTGCATATATTAACTTCTGTGACATGACCTCTTGTTTTGGCTGCAGGTTGCTGCCAAGAAGCAGACTCTTAAGAATGTCACAGACTATATAACAGATATAGTCTGCAAACGTGCAGAACAGGGTTATAACTATGGTCTTGTACTTATACCAGAAGGCCTGATTGATTTCATTCCCGAGGTATGATGTTGTAGCACCGCTAACCAACTTCATCCATTTTAATTATTTTTGGGTGTTCTGCATTTCTTAAAGTTCCCTCTTTTTTTCTTTTTCACTTGCAGGTACAGCAACTAATTGCAGAGCTTAATGAAATCTTAGCTCATGGTGCTGTTGATGAAGCAGGGGAGTGGAAAAAGAAACTTCAGCCTCAATCTCATAAACTTTTTGAGTTTCTACCTCAAGCAATTCAAGAGCAACTATTGCTTGAAAGAGATCCACATGGAAATGTGCAGGTACATATATTTTAGTTGTCATGTGACTTTTTGACTTTTTGGATCGTATTTGTTAATTCTTACACTATGTTAAACATTCAGGTTGCCAAAATAGAGACAGAAAAAATGCTCGTTCAAATGGTAGACACTGAATTGGCCAAACGGAAGGAGGAGGGTAAATATAAGCGGAACTTCTCAGGACAGTGCCATTTCTTTGGGTACCAACATCTTTGTTCATCTGTTCATTATGGCTATGATCATTTTTAGTAAAGGAGACAATTGGCCTATCGATGCATTTTTAGGTCCTGGTATTAGACATTATATGGTACTTTATTTTCACTTTGCAGTTATGAAGGTAGATGCGGTTTGCCTACAAACTTTGATGCAAACTACTGCTATGCATTGGGTTATGGTGCTGGAGCTCTCCTTCATTCTGGAAAGACCGGGTTGATTTCCTCTGTAAGATGTTATTTTCATGCAACTTTTGTGCTAAATCCTCATTCACTATTCAATATTTCTCTCGGTTCATCAAATCTGATTCTTTGAGCTTGCAAGTGTTTTACTAAAGTGAGTTTTATATCCAGGTGGGAAATTTGGGCGCTCCAGTTGAACAATGGACAGTTGGTGGAACTGCATTGACTTCTTTAATGGATGTGGAGCGCAGACATGGTAACGTCACCCTTTGCATCTACACCATGTCACTTAGGCCAGCTACTCTTCCTTGCTATTCTTACTTGACCTAGCTTGCACTTTCTAAGTTATGAATGTTTGAACTTTGCAGGGAAGTTCAAGCCTGTGATTAAGAAGGCAATGGTAGAACTTGAAGGTAATATCTGTCCTAGCATTTAGTGTCTTATTGCCTCTACAATAAAATGATATATCGTAGAGGTGTCCTGCTAGAATTGTCTGCAGTAGCCACTATACGTGCTGCAATAGTAAAACAGTGCTGTGCTTGAACCTCTTTCTTTCTTTCATGGTGAAATATCAGGTGCACCATTCAAAAAGTTTGCATCTTTGCGGGATGAGTGGGCTCTTAAGAATCACTATGTTAACCCAGGTGTGTTATAAGCTTTATTCCTTGCCTTGGCTATGGTGGTCTATTTTGTGATGGAGGTTGATGCACTTGCTTGTTGATGTTGTTATAAATGGCCATTTTCACTTTTGATCAGGTCCCATTCAATTCCTTGGACCAAGATCAACCGCTATCAACAACACTCTGCTGTTGGAACTTGGAGCATAAGCGCAGGAAGTATACGCATCGACGAGCATGATCAAGATTCAGTTTTGTTCTGTCCAATAAAAATTAAAGTCAAGGTTTACAATTGATAGTGCTCATCCGGCTGATTTGGAATACCCTCCATTGATATGAATATGCAAATTTTCTTTGGTCAGCAATGGAATAAGAAGGATCTATATGACTTATAGTTATTGAGTAGATTAGTCACCTGCAAATGTAGTTTTAGGCTTTTTAGCTGTTTCGGTTGGCTTCATATCGATGATGTTTTCGAGCCCTCATTAGTAGGAAGAGCAATAAATTTCTGTTCAAGCTGTTCTATGATTTGCAAAGTTTTGATCTTTGCATAAATTGTGACCATATCAGCAACATAAACCAAGAAAAAGTATAACACACTGAAAATTTCAAAATGTTTAAGCTTTGCTACAAAAATATTTGCCAGCCAACTGTGGGTTTAAGACTCTACGACATACTAAATACTTAAATAGCCAAACCCCTAAACCCCTGAAAGGAGTCACAATGCGAAACAACACTTTGTTAACGTTCCTTGCAAGAAGAGCATCAACACCAGCAGCAAATCACAACCCAAGTTTACTTAAGCGATGCTTCTCGTCTTCATCTTCCTCACCGAACAATAAGCTCTTCGTCGGAGGTCTGCGTTAAGTTTCAAACAAGTTGAAAGACCTCAACTTTTCTTGTGTAATGTACTGACATGGGTTTTGGGGTCTTGCAGGCTTGTCATGGTCGTTGGACGAGAAGTCCCTGAAAGAGGCTTTCTCTTCCTATGGAGAGGTCACTGAAGGTGAAGTCCCTCACTTTATCTAACTAACTCTGGAGTCACCCATTAACTTGTTATTCATTTTTGCCATCCATGTGTTCGACAAAATGCCTGAATGAACTTAGTTTCACCACATTGATATACAATCTCATATAATGTAATCGTGCATGTCTGTATTGTAGTGACTATAGTGTATGACAAGGACTCAGGCAGGTCTAGAGGCTTTGGATTTGTTAATTTCTCCAGAGAAGATGATGCCAAGTCTGCAAAAGATGCTATGGATGGAAAGGTGAGTCCCTGCACTTCGAAGTTTTTTTGTCCAGATATTAAAGTT of the Fragaria vesca subsp. vesca linkage group LG6, FraVesHawaii_1.0, whole genome shotgun sequence genome contains:
- the LOC101304020 gene encoding nitrate transporter 1.3-like; protein product: MVLVSSNSEKDGAANDGSMVDFRGNPIDKSRTGGWLAAGLILVTELSERICVMGISMNLVTYLVGNLHLTSAKSATVVTNFMGTLNLLGLLGGFVADAKLGRYLTVLLSAAITALGITLLTIATSIPSMRPPACKGNQECVEATGSQLALLYAALYMTALGGGGIKSNVSGFGSDQFDSSDPKEEKSMIFFFNRFYFGISVGSLFAVIVLVYIQDNIGRGLGYGISAGTVVIALIVLLLGTPFYRYKKPRGSPLTMIWRVIFLAWKKRTHPYPSHPSLLNQYEEAKIPHTQRFKCLDKAAILDELAASGENRSNPWVVSTVTQVEEVKLVFKLLPIWSTCILFWTVYSQMTTFTIEEATFMNRKVGSFEIPAGSFSAFLFITILLFTSLNEKLFVPLARKLTKSPQGLTSLQRVGIGLVFSTVAMIAAAIVEKQRREMAVDHNTKIRAFWLVPQYFLVGAGEAFVYVGQLEFFIREAPDRMKSMSTGLFLSTISMGFYVSSLLVTVVDKLTHKSWLRSDLNNGRLENFYLLLAALGTINFLVFLAFATRHQYKGQQYNDPDDSGKEMKNSNDMILEDIEKIRIEAKEGP
- the LOC101304309 gene encoding 50S ribosomal protein L30-like translates to MNAFKAFKTNVPIAWSPNLYITLVRGIPGTRRLHRRTLEALRLRKCNRTVMRWNTPTVRGMIQQVKRLVVVETEEMYKARKQKDADHRAPRPPLIINHLPASANGSSS
- the LOC101294972 gene encoding pyrophosphate--fructose 6-phosphate 1-phosphotransferase subunit beta-like, with translation MSSSTATAKAVPGRCASVYSEVQTSRLDVLLPLPSVLKGPFSVVDGPKSSATGNPDEIAKLFPNLFGQPSASLKAGDASSALSKDKSLKIGVVLSGGQAPGGHNVISGIFDYLQQRTTGSIMYGFRGGPAGVMKGKYVELSTEYVYPYRNQGGFDMIASGRDKIETPEQFQQAADTASKLDLDGLVVIGGDDSNTNACLLAENFRGRNLKTRVIGCPKTIDGDLKCKEVPTSFGFDTACRIYSEMIGNLMTDARSTGKYYHFVRLMGRAASHITLECALETHPNITIIGEEVAAKKQTLKNVTDYITDIVCKRAEQGYNYGLVLIPEGLIDFIPEVQQLIAELNEILAHGAVDEAGEWKKKLQPQSHKLFEFLPQAIQEQLLLERDPHGNVQVAKIETEKMLVQMVDTELAKRKEEGKYKRNFSGQCHFFGYEGRCGLPTNFDANYCYALGYGAGALLHSGKTGLISSVGNLGAPVEQWTVGGTALTSLMDVERRHGKFKPVIKKAMVELEGAPFKKFASLRDEWALKNHYVNPGPIQFLGPRSTAINNTLLLELGA
- the LOC101295261 gene encoding glycine-rich RNA-binding protein 2, mitochondrial-like, giving the protein MRNNTLLTFLARRASTPAANHNPSLLKRCFSSSSSSPNNKLFVGGLSWSLDEKSLKEAFSSYGEVTEVTIVYDKDSGRSRGFGFVNFSREDDAKSAKDAMDGKALMGRPLRISFALERVRGGHVVVPRLPGIGDGGNRS